Within Oreochromis niloticus isolate F11D_XX linkage group LG2, O_niloticus_UMD_NMBU, whole genome shotgun sequence, the genomic segment TAGAACATGGCTGAACAGCTGTTTCTATCGGTCTACTTAATCTTCTGATCTGTCTACACATCTTTTTATTACTcattcttttttgtgttttaatgtaaACAGAGTCCACACAGTGGTAAAAGAGAACTGTATAGAGATTTTTGAGTGAACTCAAACGAAAGCCTAAGGTGGTGACACAGTTTAACACATGCAAATAATCAAATGAACACATTAGTCCTTTTTGTGAACATGGATAAATAAGTATCATTAGTTTACAGCATTGTTCAGCCATGCCACTAAATgcttttttacacagtgttttaacctgGGCTCAGACACAAAGTCCCAAATTTAGTTAGTCCCTGACTTTGAGTTGTGGTTATGACTAATTATTATACACAAGGCATTATCTATCTGAACTCTAAggacacaaatatgaaaaaacctaTACTTACCAGCCGATACCCCACACTACACACTAGGTGTGCCATGTGACCTGAAATTTGGTACAAACTCATCAAATCATTCTGTTAACActgtttttttaacactgtttgtgttgccgttcagcagtttaaaatgttttagattGGATTACATGGAATGAATTTGAGTTCTCTTGGGGTTTTTTCGTCTGTTTCGTTcttagcagatttttttttccatactgTTGAATTCCAGTTACCACATTTCTGGTCATATGACATCCCAAGTGTCCACTTAAAAAAATCCCCACAGTTAattcaacattaaaacaaaataaaatatgttaaataaataaggttgctctgtgatgaaatattaaataacCATACACTGTGCAGAGCactaacaatgaaaacaatccTTTAGCCTGTTAATCAGAGAGAGGCCGTCATTATGTCCATTTAAAACCTGTAATCAAAGAGCACAACGTTTCTGTGAAACTATAAAGTCCCATATGATCCTCATCATGTCCAGTGACTTCAGAGTGGATCCTCCCTGTCATCCGGccagtgtttgatgtgtggcaCGCAGCACAGAAGCAGGATAGCTGAGGACTTTAAAAGAAGAGCAGAAAACAGGAACATATgtagttgtaaatgtaaatatcagTGATACTTGTCTTGTCAAAGGgaataaaatgatgaaaatgtTAACTTACACACTCATTTAGGGAGGATCTTGACACTGCACAGAGGAGGCAAAGTCAGTCTGACAATGGTGGTGATCTCCAGGGATGTTTCCTGCAGCAACATTCCTCCCAACTGGCCATATGATCCAGAGTAGTTGGTTTGTAATGAACAGAAAGGTGTATATGTTAGGTAGTGTGCACTTAGAGCTGGTcctaagaaacaaacacatcctGTAATAAACTGAATACCTGTAGTAGTGCTGCTGCAAATATAAAGCCCTTCTATCATGTGTGGTTTCAAAGAAGGTGTTTTGGAGGCTCAGTCACAGAAACTGTGCAGTCTGTTCAGTCCTGAGTGTCTCAGCTCTGAAGGGATGGATCACAGAGGGAAACACCTGAGTACAGACATTAAAATACACTCAAATAACACTCCTAAGGTCaagtgaaaacacaatttaaacactttaCAAAGAATTAATACATGTTTTCATGAAAATAATGTCATTAACCCTTTTTGTTGTGAGTAAATCTCACCGACTGCTTGTGGGACAAGCTAGAAGGAAGACTTATCACAGAATTTctcctgtgctccagatgtgaaGTCTCACGCTCGGATCGTACAGCGAtgaagatggtgatgatgaagccTCTCTGATCTGTGGCATTACAGTTTCTGGCTGCTATGTGCTTCACACTGTTGGATTTTACATGTGAAGCTTGGAGAAGACACAGAACTgtctctctttaaaaaaaagaaaaagaaaaaagaaacctaaCAACCTCCCACCGCACCCCCCCACTCAACTCCCACCTACCCACTACACTCAACTCCCCAGCCTCACACCATCCAATGTCTATACAAATGTAGGGTATCAGCTGGTAACAGAAAGCAAGTGTAACATATGTAGTACATATGTAACACTGCTGAAACATTTCTGGCCAGAAATGTGCAGTTATcagccagtgcatttatcaACCCAGACCCAGACCAACCCtgataaatgcactggctgATAACTGTTTTTATATTATGTTTAATAGTGTTACATACATCAATTTGTTTTGTATGTcataaaaaataacataaaaatcttaGGTCGTATTTTACAGCTCGTTTCCGAAAAGGACTTAAATTAAatcaacaaatgtttttttcaaaatagaataaaaatcattttaaaaagagatgTTTGCAATGTTTTAAGGTGTTAATAATCTGATCCTGTCACGTGTCTGTTCAACTTTAGTTTCTGGTTTTGTTAAACACTTCAGAGTAGAATAAAGAACgataactaaattaaataactaaataaaaataataagcaacatatgaaatacatgaaaaattaaattttaaaaccACAATCCTGAACCTTTAAACTGTTTTGGTTTGTGTTGGTTTCTTAGAACATGGGTGAACAGCTGTTTCTATCGATATGATAAAATGTAGTACTGAAACATGATAAAAGCtcataaaaatgtatgtttcatCAAAAGATTTGTCCAAAAATATAATCATATACTTTTGAAAAAGTTTAAAGATTATAACAAACTGAAATCaataacattttgtaaatattatttcaaaataGAGGCACAGATAAACTGGCTTAACTGTCATTATTGCTGTAattaggtttttctttttctttttttcttttttttttcttttttaaaaaaaagcaaccgttagtctgtgttgttctctcagaaacaaGGAAGAAGCTGTTGAAcatttgttgtgttgtgttgtgtgggCAATCCTCTggtccaccctccctccctcccagccACAGTGAGACTGGGGCAGCCTGGCAGGATTTTGAAGCCTGGCTGCAGAGAGGATATGCCTACACTGTTCGTTTTAAACTGgtatatttgatttttctgacattCATAGATTACTGTAGGTGATTGTTAGATtttctgtaataaataaaattgtcatATTTTACTGATATCATtacttaattcatttaattgtattttatgtaaaagAATTCAAACATTATACTGCAATGCAGGGCGTTTTTTCTTAAGTCAATTTTTAAATATCGCTCTACTTTCTTAAGTCattcagaaatataaaaattactTACTGTATTCACAGATCTAGATCATGAATCATCACAAGacaatacacagtatacagGGTCATGGTAACTATGGTAGGTCTTCATGACTCCAGAATGGAGACATCGCTCTGgctgagaaatgaaaataaGGTCAAGCAGTGTGTTCTTCTCTGTGGTAGGGGCAGTGATGACCTGTGCGTATCCCCTAGACTCAAACAGCTCCAGGATTGGTTTGTTTACACTGGATAAAACATTctcattaaaatcaccacaaacTATGATGGGATGACAGTCCATGATCTCTAATGAGTCTAATAGGCTTACCAGGTTTTTCAGGAATGGCCTCAGAGtgtagtctggaggtctgtaTACAACTGCAATCAGTGCACTGACTGGTGCTTCAACCTTTAAAGCCAGAAATTCAAGGTCAGTTACATTATGGATGTACTGTTTTTCATGCACTTGAATGTCACTTTTCACATAAACAGCAACACCACCACCACTTCTGTTTGCCATCtggggaaagtttgtgtaggacaggtgtctgttgcgtttgaacaaaTTATAATTTTCCAAGTGGAGACTCTCTGCGACAAAAGAGCCCCGcaggtgtgtttctgttaggcacaaaacatctgctagacACAATTCATGGTGACTCTTGATGTCATTAATGTGAGCTGGCAGTCCCTCTGTgttatgatgaacaatggtgaaAACGTCTGACCTGCTCAGTGTTTGTCTCACATGTAGAAGAGGCATCATGTCATCAAGGTTGGCTTGTCTCATGTTCTCAAGCGCTGCAGTGATTTCTGGGttggtgaatatttttttctcctccatatCAAGAAGATacagtccactgagagacgtcactcTACTGACAGCTACGTAGGCCATGCCGGGCTCAAAATGCTCTTAAGAGAGACAACAGCTGATGTGGTTGTCATACCCTGTACCTTATGTATTGTACATGCAAAGGCCAGCTTCACTGGGAACTGTCTTCGTACCACTCCTTTCTGCTTTagattctcctctgctctctcaatgtacaCCATGCCGTCTGCTGGTGTGCGGTTATTCTTTCCAGATGTCTCATAATCCATTTTAAGTCCAAGCTTGATGATATGTTGGTCATTTTCAGAGTAAATTACTCGAAGTAATTTTCCAAAAGCTCCATTAACCAAACCATTTTGTATGTCAATGTTTCTGGTGAGCATGACACGAGCTCCTTCTGCAACTTTCAGTGTGTCTGGTAACTCATTTTTACCTCCTTTGAATGGTCTGTCTTGAAGTGCCATTCTGCCAGTTCTAGGATCCTTTCTGTAATCATCTGCATGGATGTTAATGATATGAGTATGGAGCAGAGCCAGTGTTGCAGAGTTGTGTGCATCCACTTCTTTATTAGTTGCAAAAATGTGCAACGCATCAGTCGGACAAAGGGCTGATTCAGTTatggcctgtgacaacaaatttcTATCTGCTTCGCAAAGCTCATCCAACTTTCCTTTCACACGGATTCTGTTCAGCATCTCAGCAAAGacaacatcatctttctgacgcataaTCTCAgtcagagtgatcatctgaaaatgctccCGCCACAGGTCGATCTCGGACGGGTCGTGCACACAGAGaggtttagactgtcgcactggggGTAGCTGATAGAAGTCTCCAACAGCAATGACTGACATGCCTCCAAAGGGTCTCCGAGTCCCtttgatctgtttgagtctTGCATCTACATATGCAAAGAGATGTCTTGACACCATAGACACTTCGTCAATGACGattatttcagcattcaaaagttctgatctgacttcatccagctgaTTGCCAAGTCCCTGAATGGGAGGTTTTAAGCTTCTAGGGAGCTTGAGT encodes:
- the LOC109203116 gene encoding uncharacterized protein LOC109203116 isoform X2, with the translated sequence MAYVAVSRVTSLSGLYLLDMEEKKIFTNPEITAALENMRQANLDDMMPLLHVRQTLSRSDVFTIVHHNTEGLPAHINDIKSHHELCLADVLCLTETHLRGSFVAESLHLENYNLFKRNRHLSYTNFPQMANRSGGGVAVYVKSDIQVHEKQYIHNVTDLEFLALKVEAPVSALIAVVYRPPDYTLRPFLKNLS
- the LOC109203116 gene encoding uncharacterized protein LOC109203116 isoform X1; protein product: MAYVAVSRVTSLSGLYLLDMEEKKIFTNPEITAALENMRQANLDDMMPLLHVRQTLSRSDVFTIVHHNTEGLPAHINDIKSHHELCLADVLCLTETHLRGSFVAESLHLENYNLFKRNRHLSYTNFPQMANRSGGGVAVYVKSDIQVHEKQYIHNVTDLEFLALKVEAPVSALIAVVYRPPDYTLRPFLKNLGIRTGHHCPYHREEHTA